The sequence below is a genomic window from Streptomyces sp. NBC_00289.
CGCCGCCCTCGGTGTGGCGACCGCCGACGGGCTGTACGCCCTGGGGGCCACCGTCGGGGGCTCCGCCCTGGCCGCCGTGCTCCGGCCGTTCCTGGCGCCATTGCGCTGGACCTCCGCCGTCGTGCTGCTCGCGCTGGCGGTCCTGGGCGCCGTGACAGCCCTGCGCCGGTACCACGACCACCGGCTCGCCACCCGGACCGATCCGCCTCCCCCGAGCCCCGCGCGAGCGTACGGGGCGCTGCTCGGCGTCACCCTGCTCAACCCCACGACCGTGATCTACTTCGCGGCCCTGGTCCTCGGCACCCGCGCCGAGGAGGCCGTACGGCCGCTGGAACAGGGGGTGTTCGTCCTGGCGGCCTTCACCGCGTCGGCGAGCTGGCAGGTGTCGCTCGCCGGGGGCGGCGCCCTGCTGGGCCGGGTGCTCACGGGCCGCCGGGGCCGGCTGGTGACGGCGCTGGTGTCGAGCGGGGTGATCGCGGCACTGGCCGTACGGATGGTGGTGGCACCCTCGTCCTGACCGCGACGGCGCCGAACCGGCCCGCTGCCCGCGAGTCCGGCGACTGGAGGCTGTTGCGGTCCACCACGGCCGCCGACGGGGCTGGCGGAATACGGCCGCCCGGTTCCGGCCGCCGTCCGGCTGGTGGCGCCGGCCGGCGGACACCACGCCGCCGGCCTCACCGGCCTGAAGTGTCCGCTCCCGGTGGCCGCCTCCGCCGGTGATGACACGGAAGGTGAAGGGAGGGTGACCGGACCGCGCCGGAAGTGTGGTCGGTGCGAGCATCCGCCGGGTCGTCGTGTGTGACCGGGCCGCGGGGCGGTACGGATGAATCCTGGAAGCACCGGTGTTGGCACCGGTGCAAGCCGACCGAGACAGATGACGATGGGACGGATGCCATGCCTCTCGAGGGCGAGTACGAACCCAGTCCGACGCCGTGGGTGCGTGAGCAGGTGGAGCTGTACGAGAGCTCAGGCGGCACCAAGGGAACGACCCTCATGGACACGGGACTGCCCGTGATCCTGCTGACGACCCTGGGCGCCAAGAGCGGCAAGATCCGCAAGACGCCGCTGATGCGCGTGGAGCACGACGGGCGTTACGCCGCCGTCGCCTCGCTGGGCGGGGCACCCAAGCACCCCGTCTGGTACTTCAACGTGCTGTCGGATCCCCGGGTGGAACTGCAGGACGGCCCGGTCAAGCGGGACATGAGGGCCCGTGAGGTCACCGGGGCGGAGAAGGACGAGTGGTGGGAGCGTGCCGTCGCGGCGTACCCGGACTACGCCGAGTACCAGACGAAGACGGACCGCGAGATCCCGGTCTTCGTGCTCGAGCCGGCCGACGAGAACTGACCTAACTGACCCCCGAACGGCCCCGTACCGACCCGGCCGAAAGAAGTCCGGCTCGCTGTGCATGAACCGGTGAACGCCGGGCACGCGTGTCTCAGGCCCCGCCGCGCTCCCCCGTCGCGGCGGGGCTTTCCCGTTCCCGGGCCGCCGCCCGGTCGGTCACGTCGAGAAAGATCTCGCCCGCCTCGGGCACCAGGCTGGCGATGGACCGCTTGATGCGGACGGCGACCTCCTCGACCTGCTCGCTGTCCAGTCCGGGCACCAGGTCCACCCGTGCGGCCACCAGAGTCGAGTCGAGTCCCACCTTCATCGTCAGCAGCGCCTCCACGCTGTCGATCTCGGGCTGTGCCTGGAGCAGGGCGCGGATCCGGCCGGTGGTCTCCGGGTCCATGGCCTCGCCGATCAGCTGGTCGCGGGCGTCGCGGCCCAGCCGGTAGGCCACGTACACGAGGAGCACGCCGATGGCGAGGGAGGCGGAGGCCTCCCACACGACCTGCCCGGTGACCATGTGCAGGGCCATGCCGATCATGGCGAGGGTCACGCCCAGGACCGCCGTGCCGTCCTCGGCGACGACCGTGCGCAGGGCCGGGTCGCGCAGGCCGGCCGAACCGCCCTGCCGGCGCACCTGGTGCAGGGCCCGCAGCAACGAGATCCCTTCCGCCACGAAGGCGACCCCGAGCACGATCAGACCGGCCACGTATCCGCTGAGCTTCTCCTCGGCGCCGTTGCGCAGGGCCTCGACGCCCTGGAAGAAGGAGAAGCAGCCGCCCATGACGAAGATCCCGACGGCCGCGATGAGCGACCAGAAGAAGCGCTCCTTGCCGTAGCCGAACGGGTGCTTCTCGTCGGCGGGGCGGCGGCTGCGGCGCAGCGCGGCCAGGAGGAAGACCTCGTTGAGGCTGTCGGCCACGGAGTGCGCCGCCTCCGACAACAGCGCGGGTGAGCCCGCGAAGAGACCGCCGACCGCCTTGGCGAGAGCGATCACGAGATTGGCCACGAGCGCCACCAGCACGGTGACGCGTGTCCTGCGGTCTGCCTGATGATCCGTCGCTGTCCCAGTCACTCCCGCCGAATGCCCCCGCCGTCGTGAGTCACACCGTGCCGTCGGCGGATTTCGGGGAACGCGTCCACCAAGGACGGACGCGCCCACCAGGGACAGACGGAGGACAGGGAGGAATCATGAGCGGCGGCGAGGGCGGCAACGACGCCTACGGCAGGAAGCCCTTCAAGCGGTCCGGCAGCCACTTCGCGGACCGGATCACCGAGGACGGCCGGGACGGCTGGCCGGTGGCGGCGGGGCGCTACCGCCTGGTGGTCAGCCGTGCCTGCCCCTGGGCGAGCCGGAGCCTGGTGTCCCGGCGGCTTCTGGGCCTGGAGGACGCCCTGCCGGTGGCCGTCGCCGACCCCATCCAGGACGACCGCAGCTGGCGCTTCACCCTCGATCCGGACGGCCGCGACCCCGTCCTCGGCATCCGGTACCTCAGCGAGGCGTACGACCGGAGGGAGAGCCACTACCCCGGCGGCGTGAGCGTGCCCGCGATCGTGGACGTGCCCAGCGGGCAGCTGGTCACCAACGACTACCAGCGGATCACCCTGGACCTCGCCACCGAGTGGACGGACCTGCACCGGGAAGGAGCACCGGACCTGTATCCGCGGGCGCTGCGGGACGAGATCGACGAGGTGATGGCGGACGTCTACGAGGACGTCAACAACGGCGTGTACCGGGCGGGCTTCGCCGCGGACCAGAAGGAGTACGAGAGCGCGTGCGCGGGCGTCTTCCGGCGGCTGGAGCTGCTGACGCCCCGGCTGGCCCGGCAGCGCTACCTCGTCGGCGACACGATCACCGAGGCCGACATCAGGCTGTTCACCACCCTGGTCCGTTTCGACGCCGTCTATCACGGTCACTTCAAGTGCAACCGCTGGAAACTGACGGAGAACCCGGTGCTGTGGGCTTATGTCCGCGACCTCTACCAGACGCCGGGCTTCGGCGACACGGTCGACTTCGACCACATCAAACGGCACTACTACGAGGTGCACACCGGCATCAACCCGACCGGCATCGTGCCCCTCGGGCCGGATCTCGCCGGCTGGCTGACCCCGCATCACCGTGCGGAGCTCGGCGGTCGTCCCTTCGGCGACGGGACGCCGCCCGGGCCGGTCCGCGCCGGGGAGAAGGTCTCCTCGGAGGGCAGGCCCTGACACGCGGCCCGCCGCACACAGCACACAGCACACACCGAGACAAGGAGACTCACGTGGCCAAGAACAAGAAGAAGAAGCTTCCCCTCGCGTACAAGCCCGTCGGATTCCTGCTGGGCTGGACCAGCGGCACGCTCGCGGGCCTGGCGTTCCAGAAGACGTGGAAGGCGATCCGCCACGAGGACAACGCGCCCGACGCGCTGGACCGGGACCGCGGCTGGGGGGAGATCCTGCTGGCCGCCGCCGTCCAGGGCGCCCTGTTCGCCATGGTGCGCAGTGCGGTGGACCGCACGGGCGCGAAGGCCATCGAGCGGTCCACCGGTGTCTGGCCGACCGCCGAGAAGGGCGGCCGGGACTGACTCAGCCCTGTTTCGGGGCGGTCGACGGGACGAGGCGCAGGGTGAAGGAGTGGCCCGCCGGGTCGGCGTAACCGCGCTCCTCGAAGGGCCCCGACGCGTCCTTCGTGTCCAGCGGGCGGCCGCCGAGCCCGATCACCCGGCGTTCCGCCTCGTCCAGGTCCTCGACCACGAAGTCCAGATGAGCCTGCAGGGAGTTCTCCGGGCGGGGCCAGCTCGGCGGCGTCGCGTTCACGTCGCGGCGGAACGCCAGCCGGGTCCCGTCCGCTCCCCTGATCTCCACGCGGTTGGCACTCTCGTGCGTCTGCTCGGCGTCCAGCAGCTGCCTGTAGAACACGGCGAGCTTCTCGGGCTCGGAACAGTCGAGCACGACCACCCCCGCTTTCACCAGTGCCATGTCTCCTCCGAAGGTTCGGCCCGGGGCGTTCGTGCCCCGGGCCCTGTCCCTTCGGATATCCCGGCTGCGCCGATTCAGTCGGCGGGCGGCGGGCGCGGCCCGCTCCGACACACGGCTACTTCATAGACAGGTGTCCATGTATGCTGGACACCTGTCCATGTGATTGCTGAGGAGCCGGCCCGATATGGAAACCGTCGCGAACGTCCTGGTCGGCCTGGTGGCCCTCCTGCACGCCTACATCCTGGTGATGGAGATGTTCCTGTGGCAGAAGAAGCCCGGCAGGGGGCTGCACGGCTTCGACCCGGAGATGGCGCGAGCCACCGCCCCGATGGCCGCGAACCAGGGGCTCTACAACGGCTTTCTCGCGGCCGGACTGGTGTGGGGCCTGATCGCCGCCGACCCGACGGGCTTCCGTGTCCAGGTGTTCTTCCTGTGCTGCGTCGTGGTCGCGGGCGTCTTCGGCGCCGTCACGGCGAACCGGCGCATCCTGTTCGCCCAGGCACTGCCCGGCGCGCTCGCCCTGGCCGCGGTCCTCGCCGCCCGGTGAACCGCGGCGCGCCGCAGGACCCGCGGGCCGCGCGCACCCGGGACAGGCTCCGCCAGGCCCTCCTGGACGAGTGCGCCGAGCGGCCCCTGGACGAGGTCGGTGTCGCCGCGCTGGTGCGGCGCGCCGGGGTCGGCCGGGCCACGTTCTACGTGCACTACCCCGACCTGGAGGCGCTCGCCGTGGACGCCTGCGCGGACGTCGTACGTGAGGCGGTGGACGCCCTGCACGCCTGGCGCGGGCGGCCCGACCCGGTGCACGCGCCGCCCGCCCTACCGGAGTTCTTCGCCTCGCTCACTCCGCACGCCGGGCTGTACCGCGCGCTGCTGAGCCCGGGGGGCGGCGGCCCGCTCGGCCGGGTGCTGCACCGGGACCTGCGGGCCTACAGCCTGCGCGAACGGGAGCTGGCGGGAGCGGCGGACGCCCCGCTGGTCGCCTCGGCGGTCGCCGCCACCTTCGCCGGAGTGCTGGCCGACTGGCTGCACGGGCTGCTGGAGGCGACCGCCGGGGAGATCGCCGACCAGGTCTGGCAGTTGCTGGTCGCCCTGCACGCGAGCCGGTGACGGTCACTCCCCCACCGGGGGTCTCTATCTGCAGGCGATGAACTGCCTCGCCCGCGGCCAGGCCTCCACACCGTCGGACGTGCGGACGTACGCCGTGGACCGGTCGTCCGTGAGCCACAACTCCCGGTCGCCGAGGCGGTATCCGGTGTCGCGGGCGTCGTCGGGAAGCTGTGCCTTCCCGTCGTACGCGGCGGTCAGGCTGTCGCTCTCGAGCACTCCCTCGGGATCACGGACGTACTGTCTGACGTCCTTGCCCCGCCCCGTGCCCAGGAAGTGGGCGCTCCGCCAGCCGCAGTGCTCCGCGCCCGCGTAGCTGCTCAGTGTCGTGCTGGCAACCCGGTGCCCGTCCGCGTCGGTCCAGATCTCCAGGTCCAGGCCGTCGGTGAAGCGTGCCGGCAGCTCCGCCGGATCGCAGGAGGCGCTGCTCTCCGGTCCCCAACCGGGCGCGTTCTTCCGGTCCTTGGCCACGACGACGG
It includes:
- a CDS encoding DUF1304 domain-containing protein, yielding METVANVLVGLVALLHAYILVMEMFLWQKKPGRGLHGFDPEMARATAPMAANQGLYNGFLAAGLVWGLIAADPTGFRVQVFFLCCVVVAGVFGAVTANRRILFAQALPGALALAAVLAAR
- a CDS encoding DUF4235 domain-containing protein; protein product: MAKNKKKKLPLAYKPVGFLLGWTSGTLAGLAFQKTWKAIRHEDNAPDALDRDRGWGEILLAAAVQGALFAMVRSAVDRTGAKAIERSTGVWPTAEKGGRD
- a CDS encoding cation diffusion facilitator family transporter; this translates as MTGTATDHQADRRTRVTVLVALVANLVIALAKAVGGLFAGSPALLSEAAHSVADSLNEVFLLAALRRSRRPADEKHPFGYGKERFFWSLIAAVGIFVMGGCFSFFQGVEALRNGAEEKLSGYVAGLIVLGVAFVAEGISLLRALHQVRRQGGSAGLRDPALRTVVAEDGTAVLGVTLAMIGMALHMVTGQVVWEASASLAIGVLLVYVAYRLGRDARDQLIGEAMDPETTGRIRALLQAQPEIDSVEALLTMKVGLDSTLVAARVDLVPGLDSEQVEEVAVRIKRSIASLVPEAGEIFLDVTDRAAARERESPAATGERGGA
- a CDS encoding VOC family protein; its protein translation is MALVKAGVVVLDCSEPEKLAVFYRQLLDAEQTHESANRVEIRGADGTRLAFRRDVNATPPSWPRPENSLQAHLDFVVEDLDEAERRVIGLGGRPLDTKDASGPFEERGYADPAGHSFTLRLVPSTAPKQG
- a CDS encoding LysE/ArgO family amino acid transporter, whose amino-acid sequence is MTAALVAGLLAGYGIAMPVGAVGTYLVSLTARTSLRIGTCAALGVATADGLYALGATVGGSALAAVLRPFLAPLRWTSAVVLLALAVLGAVTALRRYHDHRLATRTDPPPPSPARAYGALLGVTLLNPTTVIYFAALVLGTRAEEAVRPLEQGVFVLAAFTASASWQVSLAGGGALLGRVLTGRRGRLVTALVSSGVIAALAVRMVVAPSS
- a CDS encoding nitroreductase family deazaflavin-dependent oxidoreductase; protein product: MPLEGEYEPSPTPWVREQVELYESSGGTKGTTLMDTGLPVILLTTLGAKSGKIRKTPLMRVEHDGRYAAVASLGGAPKHPVWYFNVLSDPRVELQDGPVKRDMRAREVTGAEKDEWWERAVAAYPDYAEYQTKTDREIPVFVLEPADEN
- a CDS encoding TetR/AcrR family transcriptional regulator, with translation MNRGAPQDPRAARTRDRLRQALLDECAERPLDEVGVAALVRRAGVGRATFYVHYPDLEALAVDACADVVREAVDALHAWRGRPDPVHAPPALPEFFASLTPHAGLYRALLSPGGGGPLGRVLHRDLRAYSLRERELAGAADAPLVASAVAATFAGVLADWLHGLLEATAGEIADQVWQLLVALHASR
- a CDS encoding glutathione S-transferase family protein, with the protein product MSGGEGGNDAYGRKPFKRSGSHFADRITEDGRDGWPVAAGRYRLVVSRACPWASRSLVSRRLLGLEDALPVAVADPIQDDRSWRFTLDPDGRDPVLGIRYLSEAYDRRESHYPGGVSVPAIVDVPSGQLVTNDYQRITLDLATEWTDLHREGAPDLYPRALRDEIDEVMADVYEDVNNGVYRAGFAADQKEYESACAGVFRRLELLTPRLARQRYLVGDTITEADIRLFTTLVRFDAVYHGHFKCNRWKLTENPVLWAYVRDLYQTPGFGDTVDFDHIKRHYYEVHTGINPTGIVPLGPDLAGWLTPHHRAELGGRPFGDGTPPGPVRAGEKVSSEGRP